From a region of the Phormidium ambiguum IAM M-71 genome:
- a CDS encoding siphovirus Gp157 family protein gives MYLAKDSLAKYSIQAVQLWSQLETAETPEAEEAILKEIWENQTDQEIAADTQAELADQLDAEICAIKARLEHLVKLHNQAIEKLERWRSNLDKTLLEFHSKGVISTEIIGHSRHIRLKENPPSCEVLINPGDLPVEYRTEKLVVTPNKRKIVADWKRGIPVDGTRIERKLRVEYPIVASNLTAATEVISQRNTASNIQENYSTITQSTGRKEKAIAKSVDSSKKKVKARAS, from the coding sequence ATGTATTTAGCCAAAGATTCGTTAGCCAAATATTCGATTCAAGCCGTTCAATTATGGAGTCAACTAGAAACGGCTGAAACTCCCGAAGCAGAGGAAGCTATTCTCAAAGAAATCTGGGAAAATCAGACAGACCAAGAAATTGCTGCTGACACGCAAGCCGAACTTGCAGACCAACTAGATGCGGAAATTTGTGCCATTAAAGCACGTTTAGAACATTTAGTAAAACTGCATAATCAGGCAATTGAAAAACTAGAACGTTGGCGCAGTAATTTAGATAAAACTTTGCTAGAGTTTCACTCAAAAGGAGTAATTTCTACAGAGATTATAGGGCATTCGCGTCACATTCGACTCAAAGAAAATCCACCAAGTTGTGAAGTGTTAATTAACCCTGGTGATTTGCCAGTCGAATATCGTACAGAAAAGCTAGTTGTTACACCAAACAAACGCAAAATTGTAGCAGATTGGAAACGTGGTATTCCCGTTGATGGTACTCGAATTGAACGGAAACTTAGAGTTGAATACCCAATAGTAGCATCAAATTTGACTGCTGCTACTGAAGTGATTTCTCAGCGTAATACTGCATCAAATATTCAGGAGAACTACTCAACTATAACACAAAGTACTGGGCGAAAGGAAAAGGCGATCGCTAAAAGTGTTGATAGTTCTAAGAAGAAAGTGAAAGCACGAGCTAGCTAG